The following DNA comes from Candidatus Melainabacteria bacterium.
CATTAATGTTTCTTTGCTAATACTTCCATTAGTAAATCTTTTTGCTATCGTTTTTGTGCTTGGGAATTCTTTTTCATATTCAAATCCTAATTCATCAAGCAGTGGGCAAGATAGTTTCGTAATTACTTTATCTGGCCTATGACTTCCATCAGTAATTTCTTTATTGTCATTAGGTTTATTACTTTCTACTTGACTATCACCCATAGTGCATAATCTTTGCCTTAGCTCATCTGCTCCAAGATTTAGTTCTCTAACTGCCCTTATCTTATTTAAATCTGCTAACATTGCACCCAAAAGTTGATCAAGTGAGCTAAAAGGGAATTGAGATTTCTCTTTGTACTTTTGAGCAATTAAATCATTTATTTCATCTTCACTCAATGGTTGAGGTTCTTTTGAAGACACTACTATAGTGCCAGCATGCATCTGGCTATTTAAAGTTCTCTGACTTGTTACTTCTTGATTAGCCAAGGGAGGTTGACTAGGAACTGCTGTTGGTTTTTTAAAGTATTCAGCTTGTGAAGCAACATACTGAGCAGCAACCCTTTTAAGTTCATCTACCCACTGATTTAAAGTTTTATCTTTATAGATAATTAAGTCTTGGTTAGTCAAAACCTTTCCAGTGAAAAACTTAATGCTAGTCCCAAATTCTTCAAAATGAATTCTTAGACTGTGGCCACTAGTTAATTTCTCTGCGATTTTCCTAGCTTCAGATAAAACATGATTTCTCTCATCCTTTCTTATTTCTAAAGTTCTTAACAGAACTCTTCCCAATTCACTATTAATGTTTGGGTTGTTTCTAAGGAATGAGGCAAGTATAAGAACTCTTTTATAAAGAAGCCCTTCTTTTATGAATTCTAGCCCGTCAAGTACTTTATTGTTTACTAATATTTGACCATCTCTGAATTTTACTTTAGCTTTGTTACAATCTAAACGATTTCTCCTGAAAAAAGATTTAAATTTTTCTACTTCATCTATTGCTTTATTATCATCATGCTGCCCTATATAATCACCTATTCTAGAAAGAAATCCTTTGATTTCTAGAACCATCTTTTGAACTTCAGGGTTCATAGGTGGTATAGTTGAAAAGTTCATTCTTGATATGTGCATATTAATCTATTTTAACTTAAACTCTTTCAATAATAGCAGCAATTCCTTGTCCAAATCCAATACACAGACTTGAAATGCCTCTTTTTAAATTTCTTCTTTCTAATTCGTAAAGTAATGTGGTTAAGAGCCTTGCACCACTACAACCAAGTGGATGACCAAGAGCAATTGCACCACCATTAACATTAATTTTTTTTAAGTCTAGTTTTAATTCTATTTGAGCAGCTAAAACAACTGATGCAAAAGCTTCATTGATTTCAAAAAGATCAATATCTTTAATTTCAAGGCCTGCTCTTTTTAAAACTTTTGGAATTGCATAAATTGGCCCTGTTAATTGAAGCTCAACTTCAGTTCCAACTACTGCAAAATCAATAAACTTTGCTCTTGGTTTTAAGTTATGTTTTTTAATTGCATTTTCACTTGCAAGAAGAAGTGCAGAAGCACCATCACTTACTTGGCTTGAATTACCAGCTGTAATTACACCATCTAGTTTAAAAGCTGGCTTTAGTGTCCCCATCTTTTCAACAGTTGTATCTGATCTTATTCCTTCATCTTTTGATACTAAACCTTTTGGTGTTTGAACAGGAACAATTTCTTTATCAAATATTTTTGTATCTCTAGCTCTTGCTGCCTTCATGTGACTCCCGTATGAAAATTCATCAAGTTCTTTCCTGCTTAATTTCCACTTCTCTGCCATAAGTTCACCTGAGATTCCCATTGGATTTGCTTTATAGTTTTTTAAAA
Coding sequences within:
- a CDS encoding thiolase family protein is translated as MFQNAYIVDAIRTPIGRGKEDSAFSEVHPVDLGGVPAKELLKRNNLKPTDIEDLIYGCVSPLAEQGLNIARLIAITSLDITVPGVQLNRMCGSGEQAVHFGAQAVMSGAYDLVIAGGVECMGKVPIGSDGLPLPGKNNVTLPESFLKNYKANPMGISGELMAEKWKLSRKELDEFSYGSHMKAARARDTKIFDKEIVPVQTPKGLVSKDEGIRSDTTVEKMGTLKPAFKLDGVITAGNSSQVSDGASALLLASENAIKKHNLKPRAKFIDFAVVGTEVELQLTGPIYAIPKVLKRAGLEIKDIDLFEINEAFASVVLAAQIELKLDLKKINVNGGAIALGHPLGCSGARLLTTLLYELERRNLKRGISSLCIGFGQGIAAIIERV